From Gouania willdenowi chromosome 18, fGouWil2.1, whole genome shotgun sequence, one genomic window encodes:
- the nat16 gene encoding histidine N-acetyltransferase isoform X2 produces MKIDTSLTILQVPEALSQAGLQFSVATEEDFDEIMAMSQDIYGGLDYLPTRYTSWLQEINRIVILARKHGKVIALESVCVIDGGETALVEGLRVAPQERGKGVAGVLLRFCSELVKSRFPEVKVCRLTRDDQLGPKDFQKYRIITKQGILLVRFRAEDLKLRLSELGQADDIQSYLSTTSTNPTVRLDHTAIQRLYLTTDLMHGVLPNATIIQDWQPFKLLPSNMSILLKKEIDWMVDDEANPTVGSLCTFPFHVPIGEDWYYLNIDMFGKDLNLVRQQFLSHLQRHTATLKGHVMCQMFLDPALWKPMADFCLHSLHVELVKEYTEQCVVESDMV; encoded by the exons ATGAAGATTGATACCAGCCTGACTATACTCCAGGTCCCAGAGGCCCTATCCCAAGCAGGTCTGCAGTTTTCTGTGGCCACTGAGGAGGACTTTGATGAAATCATGGCTATGAGCCAGGATATCTATGGTGGTCTTGACTACCTTCCCACTAGATACACCAGCTGGCTGCAGGAGATCAACCGCATTGTTATACTGGCCCGCAAACATGGAAAAGTG ATTGCCCTGGAGTCGGTGTGTGTGATTGATGGTGGAGAAACTGCGCTGGTGGAAGGCCTTCGTGTTGCACCTCAGGAACGTGGCAAAGGTGTTGCAGGTGTTCTGCTTCGTTTCTGCTCTGAGCTGGTTAAATCCAGGTTCCCAGAGGTCAAAGTGTGCCGCCTTACCCGTGATGATCAGCTCGGACCCAAAGATTTTCAGAAATATCGAATTATAACTAAGCAG GGTATTCTGCTTGTGCGATTCCGAGCTGAGGACCTCAAGCTCCGTCTGTCTGAACTTGGTCAGGCTGATGATATCCAATCCTACTtgtccaccacctccaccaatCCCACAGTGCGCCTCGACCACACAGCCATCCAGCGCCTGTATCTGACCACCGACCTGATGCACGGCGTGCTTCCTAACGCCACCATCATTCAAGACTGGCAGCCTTTTAAACTTTTACCCAGCAACATGTCCATACTTCTAAAGAAAGAGATTGACTGGATGGTGGATGATGAAGCCAATCCCACTGTGGGCAGCCTCTGTACCTTTCCATTCCATGTGCCCATTGGGGAGGATTG GTATTACCTGAATATTGACATGTTTGGTAAAGACCTGAACCTGGTCCGGCAGCAGTTCTTGAGCCACCTCCAGCGCCATACTGCCACTTTGAAAGGTCATGTGATGTGCCAGATGTTCCTGGATCCGGCGCTCTGGAAGCCAATGGCCGATTTCTGCCTCCACAGTCTGCACGTGGAGCTGGTGAAAGAATACACTGAGCAATGTGTGGTGGAGTCTGACATGGTTTAG
- the nat16 gene encoding histidine N-acetyltransferase isoform X1: protein MILVSMFSSLDQLDNLLKTCCLKMKIDTSLTILQVPEALSQAGLQFSVATEEDFDEIMAMSQDIYGGLDYLPTRYTSWLQEINRIVILARKHGKVIALESVCVIDGGETALVEGLRVAPQERGKGVAGVLLRFCSELVKSRFPEVKVCRLTRDDQLGPKDFQKYRIITKQGILLVRFRAEDLKLRLSELGQADDIQSYLSTTSTNPTVRLDHTAIQRLYLTTDLMHGVLPNATIIQDWQPFKLLPSNMSILLKKEIDWMVDDEANPTVGSLCTFPFHVPIGEDWYYLNIDMFGKDLNLVRQQFLSHLQRHTATLKGHVMCQMFLDPALWKPMADFCLHSLHVELVKEYTEQCVVESDMV, encoded by the exons TTGTTTGAAGATGAAGATTGATACCAGCCTGACTATACTCCAGGTCCCAGAGGCCCTATCCCAAGCAGGTCTGCAGTTTTCTGTGGCCACTGAGGAGGACTTTGATGAAATCATGGCTATGAGCCAGGATATCTATGGTGGTCTTGACTACCTTCCCACTAGATACACCAGCTGGCTGCAGGAGATCAACCGCATTGTTATACTGGCCCGCAAACATGGAAAAGTG ATTGCCCTGGAGTCGGTGTGTGTGATTGATGGTGGAGAAACTGCGCTGGTGGAAGGCCTTCGTGTTGCACCTCAGGAACGTGGCAAAGGTGTTGCAGGTGTTCTGCTTCGTTTCTGCTCTGAGCTGGTTAAATCCAGGTTCCCAGAGGTCAAAGTGTGCCGCCTTACCCGTGATGATCAGCTCGGACCCAAAGATTTTCAGAAATATCGAATTATAACTAAGCAG GGTATTCTGCTTGTGCGATTCCGAGCTGAGGACCTCAAGCTCCGTCTGTCTGAACTTGGTCAGGCTGATGATATCCAATCCTACTtgtccaccacctccaccaatCCCACAGTGCGCCTCGACCACACAGCCATCCAGCGCCTGTATCTGACCACCGACCTGATGCACGGCGTGCTTCCTAACGCCACCATCATTCAAGACTGGCAGCCTTTTAAACTTTTACCCAGCAACATGTCCATACTTCTAAAGAAAGAGATTGACTGGATGGTGGATGATGAAGCCAATCCCACTGTGGGCAGCCTCTGTACCTTTCCATTCCATGTGCCCATTGGGGAGGATTG GTATTACCTGAATATTGACATGTTTGGTAAAGACCTGAACCTGGTCCGGCAGCAGTTCTTGAGCCACCTCCAGCGCCATACTGCCACTTTGAAAGGTCATGTGATGTGCCAGATGTTCCTGGATCCGGCGCTCTGGAAGCCAATGGCCGATTTCTGCCTCCACAGTCTGCACGTGGAGCTGGTGAAAGAATACACTGAGCAATGTGTGGTGGAGTCTGACATGGTTTAG